TCTTTGAGCTCTGATAGCAGTGGTTCAGCTGTCTGTGCCAAGGAGAGAGGAGATCACCAGCAATACCACCGCCTGTGACAGAGGCAGCCTCCAGTACGGAATGAGTAGGCTTAGGATGCCGGAGGGACCTGGGCTTGCTTAACTCACTCCTTTCTACCAGCTGTTCTAACTTGGATGGCGGAGAGGGCAAAGCATGACCACGTTCCAGGGAATTGGGGGCAGCTTTGTGCGTGGCTGAAGCATGTCTTGCCCAGATAAAGCCTTTCAGTCCTCTGCACACCAGGTGGAATTTTCTCCACACTGTAGGGCCAGGTCACCGCGTGGTTTCATGACGGAGACATTTGCTTCCTCCACAGCCTGTGTGAACAAGAAGTACTCAGCTCCTCAGTCACCCACAGAGCCACCAAAGATTCCATGTCCTAGAGCTTCCTGTAGCAGACCTGAACCGTCTCTGGCCTGAGCTCTGGCCGTGGTAGTAGAGTGGAACAGGAAACAGCCAGCAGAGGCCCAAGAATAGGGAGACTGGGATCCTCCTCGTTTTAGAAAGGGAACCAGGCTCCTGTCATTTTGGCCGATGATCCAATCCGATTGTTCAGGGCTAAGCTTCCTCCGTTCCGCTTTCATCGCTGTGATGCTGTGGTAGAAAGCGAGCAACAGTAACGGCTCAGCTTTCTTACCTTTCCCTTCTGCACCACACTTTACTTGAAGTTTGAGTCAGGAAGAAAGTGTTCACTCTGAGCTAGGTTGAAGGCATCACATGGCAGGGATCGGTAGGGAGCTTGACTCGGAGCCCCCGGGGCCCTGCTGGAGTCCTGTGTCTCTTCCATGGCTATACCTCAGGTGACTTCCTCTGTCTTCCGGGGACCTTAGCACACCTGCTTCCCTGGCACAATGCCTTTCTGCCAGCACTCTCCTTAGCGCTTGGTCTGGGAGCTGAAAATGTGTTCTGAACTGTAAGACATCTCCCCCTGCTGCATCTCACTCCCCTCCATCACTGGCTTTTCTAAATCATGTAATTCtgacaagttaaaaaaataccctTCAGTCTATCTAGGTtttgcccctgccccccaaaagtgcaatttcctcctttttttaaacCTAATTCTTCCCTAACACTCTACCTTCAACTGTAATGTTTTGTGTACTTCAAGCTGTGTTAATTGGACAGAAATTTATCAGCTGACTCAGCTTGAATTGGCAGGATGGTAAACTAGTGGTTTAGTAGTGTCAGTAAGTCTTGAAGTCACGGATGACCTGTTGAAGGGAAGACGAAATGGTTTCCCTGTGGGGAGTGATGCCTGACTTGTAACATTGTAGGTTTTGATGATAAACAGAAACTTGTTCAAGAATGAACAAGATCTAATTTGTTCAGACTTTTAAAGAACTTTTGGCAAGGGCTTCACTAAGGCAGATTTTAAAAGCGTCAGTTACTATGAGATCGTGGGAATATTTTGTCATGCTTAGAGACTTCCGAATAAACATCTTTCTTGGGAGAATGTTAACAGGGGAAGCTCCTACTGGTTGATGCTTGGGATAACCTCAAGCatcatttaagatttttataaataaccTGAAAGTAGGATATTATAATGCAATTATATGTCACTACTTCCGGGCATTGAAAGGTAAAccagaacaaatttaaaaaaaaaaaagaaggaaaaaagaggaactGCAGAAAGGCCACAAGCCAGACTGTGAATCTAAGGAAGTGACAAGCAAGGTTTGGGCTGGGTAAATGTGAAGTCATGCACTTAGAGAAAAATCAGCAGCTGACAAGGCAGTGAGCTGTCGGTGCTCAGGAAGGAATCCCAGGCTCCATCTCTGAGAGGGGGTGGGGTCCGCATGCTGCTGTGGCCAAAAGCACAACTGTATCATCAGGATGGGCATGTAgagacagcacaggaaatggGCTTCATGCACAACCTTGCTAGTGTCTCAAATTATCTGTGCACTTTGAACAGCCTTACTTAGAAAATACAGGTCCAGGAACAGCAAAAGTTACCAGGGGTAAAGGCATTTAGatgaagacacatttttaaaaagttggctcCAATTCTGGAACGATCAAATACACAGTCGCAGGGAAGGACGTGTTCACCCAGTCCTGAAATACGGTCTTTAGGGCTCTACCTCCTGCCCTGGGTGGAAGAAAGCATTTCTTACAGTAAACCAGAACCTCACGGCGTTCCTTGTCCAACCGGCGGTGCTGGCAGAAACTGCATGGGTGCAGGAGGGCTAAGAGGAGCCCTTGTGTGGTTCAGGCCTCCCAAAGGGAATTACCAGCCACCAGGGCTGTTTGGGGAGCTACAGACGAGAGGCCATCTGCTTCCCTCCACAAGCTCCCCGTTAACTCTGCCTCTTGCAAAGGCAGGATGGTGAGCAAAGCAGATCGCTGGCCCCCTCAAGTGTGGGGTTTCTGATGGtactggaagaggaggagggagattcAGTAGCTGGAAATGGAAGTATTCAACCTTAGGCTCGCCTGAATTGGTTTAAAATCACCCTGAttgttcttcccttcctctcctctgctccctgagCTGCAACATGTCTCTGGCATCCTTCCATGCAAGGAGCATACCTAATAGGCATGTCCTGGTATATATTCACCTTAAACCTGGGCTTGGGGGAGGGCAACAGAGGTAAATCTGGGCAGTACCAAGGctaacctcctcctcctcctcctccttaaaaGCCAGAGCTCAGTCaggtttctgggctctctggagCTCTCGCCCATGGGACATGGAGCCCTAAATTTCACTCCCATTATGTGGCAGCTTTGGCCATTTTGTCTTGAAATCCTCCCTCAGGAAATGTAGGGATCACTTGTCCCATGGAATTTTAGAGAAAAGTCATCTTGTGTAATAACTTTATACTTCTATTCAATGggagaattaatatttttttttcataatgaaatgTGAACTGGTTGATTATTCTCAGgataaatgtaaaggaaaaaatggaaggaaataacaGTAGTGTCAGCTCCTTTGGACTGCTTCTGGTTTCTGCCTTGGAGCTGGCACTCTGTGAACAAGAACTGACACCTCAAGGAGACGTCTGGAGTGACGGCAGCACCACTGTCCCTCAGACGCCAGCCACCGTACATCTGTGTCAGCTGTGCAACACGTGCCACCGTGTGCCATCTGCGACTGCCCAGACTCCTGTTTACGTGGGTGTGAGAGATGCTTTAGTGCCCACGCACTGGTTTCAGTCCCTCAGGTGAGCTGCAGGGACGGTCGTCATCCTCAAACCGTGTTTTCGGCTCACTGGAGTAATTAACCTAGGTTCTGTGACTTAAGACAGAAGGCATGGATTCTATTCTTGTGTTGGCCGCgttttgctgtatttttaatcTGACTCTGATTTTGCCCTGGGCTTTGACcttattctttttcatgcttCTAAAAGGGATGGTTCCTGTATATGGAATAGACAAGGAGTGCACACCAGCCCTCacatatgagggggaccccccaaaacactgcaatttatttatacaaaattgtgtattcttccatgtttaaacttcagtcaccttcaaagttgatgcaatacacctatcaagacattttctCCACTGCTGAACAGTTTCTGTACTCATCCatgttgatgccttttagtgcttctgtcatttttttgtttcacctcttccacatcggcaaaacgttccccttggaggactttttcatctgggggggaaagaaaaagtcGCTCAGGGCGACACTGAGTGAATAgggaggtggggtaggggagtCATGCCATCTTTGGTCCAAAACTGCTTAACACTCAGTGTGGtatgggcaggtgcgcttgtaaatcacccatcatgaaagggGCAAGTGCACAGAAAGTCagtcaaaaaattcactgaagccgaacgcagcctctcacaccaccaccagctggtacactgatacagatgggctcctagaacactcacctaatgggggaagcctgtactacaagaggcctgccctccagaagataattctggttgtttttggtcCCCCCTTGTATCCCATAACTTAAATGCTttcatttaacccatttacattggCTTCCCCTTAGTTCAGGAGGGTGGTGGAAAGGTAGTTTGAAGTATTGCTGTGGCGATACGGGAACTTTCCATCCCAACCTTTACATTAAGGGcttgtttttcctcctcctccatagTTAATACTTGCCCAAACTTCTGAAGTCAGTTACAGTCACACCAGAAAACCACGGACATAACTGAACTTTGCCGCATAAGCTACTAGGGTACCGTCTGGTTGCTTGTGACCTGCAAAAGCTGCGCTGCCGCCTGTGACTCACCAGTCATTATTGTTTCATGAGCCTCTGGTGTGACGTGCTGCCCCTTTCACCTAGATCTCTGGCTCCCCACCCTCTGCAGAACAGGATATTCCTGTTCACCTGTGGCTAGGGATGGATAGTAGCTGCTGTGAATGGGGGTTATTTCCCCATCTCTCACAACAGGAACAAGGTGGAACACTCTCAGATAACCTTAAACCGTGAGGTCTTGCTAAGTGCCCAGGCTTGGGATGCGAACTTTCTCCCTTGTTACTTGTAAATGTCAGCCTTATTCAGTATCTCAAATTGCAATAGATGCAGTTCCTATaacttaaacaaaacaaaccaaaaccctgTTTGAGCTGAGAGAatatctgttttttttgtttgttttcccccaGTTCATAGTTTTTGGGCAAGATGGAGCCTGAGTCTTAACAGTATTTCTTTGTGGAATGCCCCACGGCAGTCTCTCCATTGGTTCAGTAGATGTTAAAGCTGTGACTTTAGATACTAAAAGTTAGTGTGAGTCCAAGCTCTTTCCCCACTCAGGGTGCTACACAGAACTGGAATCTTTACTAAGACGTGCTCGGGAAGGCTGCAGGAGAGAATAGCTTCGAAGTCCTACTCCTTGTGACACCGAATGATAGGGAAGAATTCCTGGGGATTGCCAGTTAATACTGTAGCCTTACTACTGCGAATCACTGTCAACAAAAGATCACTCCATTCCCCTCTATTTGAGGAAAACCGTGAGAATGTATCTGACGAGCTGGAATACTGGCATTGGGAAGGTTTAACATTGCAGTATCTAACGAAACTTGGAGTGTACTGGTTCTGTGAACCACCtggaaaaagcaaattaaacttATTAAACTACTGGTTGTGGTGTATCTGTTATGAGAAATTTGAAATATACGGGCTTTTACACTGTTTAAGTACTTCAGTATTCTTGTGTGAGATTAAACTTTCATAGCTCAGTAGAAAGTGGGAGGGGCTCAAGTTTTCACAAAAACCCCAAGACCAGTTTCATCATGACACCAAAATTCCAACCAGTCAGACAGAACGAAGACACGTGTGACAAGCTGGAAAACAGTTTAATGGTCGCTCACCAGAATCCACACAAGAATCTTAAATGTCTACAGGGACACACTGTTCCATTACTCCTGTATCGCCATGTTACTCATGTTGGAGTATCACAAGTCAAAAGTTTCCGGTGGCTCACCTACTTAAAACCACATGTAAGAAACAACCCAAGACATAGCAACTTCAGGCTTCTACGTGAAACCATCAAAATTGTCCTGGAAAGGTTtcctctgtgaaaaaaaaaaagcagcttccCCGTCCAGGAGATGCTTAAAGCCCACGCGCCTTTCTTCCTCCAAATAGCCAAGAGACAGTTACATGCTTCAAAATGCCTCAAGGTCTCTACTTAGTCAAGGCAAGTCTGAAACAGGCTGAACATCAGTTTTGGGAAAGACACTGAAATCACGGGCAGATCCTAACGCACCAGCGCACACGGTCGGCAGTCCGAAGTCTGGAACCAGTCTGTCCTCCCATACGAGGCCTTTCTGGGCTTTGGTCTTAGAAGAAGATGATTTTTTTGTGCTTCGAGTTGGGTATTTGCCCCTTCGACTTTAACCTCCGGACAGCCTCCCTCATGTGTTTGGGTTGCAGTGGTGGCATTTCTCCCCACTTCTCACACACATCCAGTGCTAAACAGAGGCGATAAGAAAGTGTCATTACTACCCCAGAGCTCATTCACAATCCCTTGAATCCTGTCAGTCTCATTACCGCTTCTAAagctttcaaagaaaacaaaccaagtCATTTTCCCTTAAGAAAATGCCATAAAATGTATTGTGTGCTTTAGTATGATATCCCTTTATCAGGCTTTATCACAGGCAACAGTTAAAAACAAATCTgcttaaggaaataaaacatttcaccAGCTAGAGATGGGTAGTGGGCAGCAACCAAGTTCTTCACTGATGGGTAGGTGGGCGGTTCCCAGGGGTCATAACATCAGGGATAGCCCCACACCACGCCACATTGGTCAACCCCAGTGATTGCTTTTCTTGTATCTTTACGTTCGACAGCAGAAATGAGCCACGTTCattggagaaaaatacaaagtctgCTTCTGTCAGCCTGGGCCgaggaaaggagacaggaagggacaTTTCCTAGAGGCTTCCTGACTCCCCGCATGGAAACTTGGAGAGAATAGTGGTCATGCTCTGCTGAGTACAAAGCTTCCCCGCCTCGGTCAACTTCTAGTCTAAGTGGGAACTACTACAGGTGCCTCATTACGCCCCTGGTCCAGACCTTCTTGGAAACGAAGACCACCCCAGGTTCAATCCAGTACTCACGCCACCACTCACCTTCCTCCACCACTTCCCCGACGAACACCTTGGAAATGCCAGACATGGCAATGACGACGTTCTGAGACACGGAGGTGCCGGTGATGGACTGGATCAGCTGCAGAGGAGGACAGAGGCCCTGGGATTACGGAGGCCAAGGGCTGGCTTTCGAGCCAAGCACCCAGCGGAGCTCTGCACTGGGAAAGGGAGCGCTCGAGGCCGGATGCTGAAATTAGGACTAAGCAAGGCTTCTGTTTGTTGAAACCCCATCGCTGCAATACAAAACTGCAACTGGTCCGATCGTTGCGGGACATCATTTAATTTTCCCACCTAAATTATCCACCACTTTGCCTCGCACCTCATTTCCAAACGCCGTTGGACACAGCTCTGGAGTCTAGTTCGGGTCTCTTAGCTGATGAGAAAGAAGTAGGACAGTCCATCCTTACCCTTTTAATGGCTGCCTTAGGGAAAGCTGACCGGCGGTACATTTCATAACGGTTCAGCTGctcctcagaaaaagaagaaaccaggATTCTAGACAAAGATTTAGGTATAAGTTCACTTATAAGAAAGAATgcttaaaatatatcattaaaccAATAAAATCAAATGTcaattagaaaatgaattttcaaGGGGTCAATATTAGGTTTAGTGTCCACAGGACTGAAGGTAAAGTATTTCTCCTCTTAAGGAACGTAAGTGAAAAACAACTTCATTTCTTACTTCATCAAGACCAGAACGACAACCATGAGTCATTCTATCATATCACATGTATTGGGTTTTCAGCAGTGGGTGCTCTCCCCACAATACTGCGTTACTACACATTATGGTAAAAGTTTAATGTATAAACTTATATTCATACCAGTAGTTTTtctaaaagtgtattttattgattatgctattacagttgtcccattttttctccccattatccccctccaccctgcaccccgctctcaccagcattctcccccttagttcatgtccatgggtcgtacatataagttctttggcttctccattttctatactattcttaaccccccctgcctattttgtacctaccagttttGCTTCTTACTCAATTCAAACCAGTAGTTTTTAACATTAATAGATTAAGGAggaaaatacttataaaatatatgGCAAAGCTTTAATACTGTGTATAGGAATTCTCtcagataaataaaaagatggctatatcagtttttgaaaatgagcaaaggacacgAGCAGAAAATTTACAAAACTACCAATGGTCAGtaagtagaggaaaaagttaaTCTTCCCCATTAAAGAGTTAAGATGACGAACTAAAACAAGGTAACATTCCTCACGAGACGGACGGACAAGCACTGGGAAGGACGGCGCTCACGAGAACGGGAAGGCAGAAGCTCCTACGTGCAGGCACAACGCGGGGGGCACAGCCCACTTGGAGAAGTTAGAACCAGGTACGAAAGCCCTCTGAAAATATTCGTGCTATTTGAACTAGCAGTTACACTTCTGGTTTATTTTACAAAGCAAATGGAAAGTATGTAAAGATATGCTCAAGGTATTTTATCATAATGTtgtccaaagaaaaaaaatccaaaacaccagAACAGCTACAGGTGTTGGTTAAGTTACAGCTGGATGAACTATAATTTAACCAACACACTAACCACACAATAGAATACAATGTAGCCactaaaaataatgatttatgaGCATATTACTGACATGAAAATATTCTGCAGTATatgtcaaacatttaaaaaaaatctgaaaaggtATATACCCTGGATAAACTCTCGGTAGTGGAATTactattttttctatattctctGAATTATTTGCAATGAGGCTACAATCAGAAGACATAACGAAGctatttccatttaaaagaaaattatgaccTAGATGTATAGTTACTGACATGCAACACATTTAATGTGGAAAAAAAGGGTTACAAATAAtacttaacattttgaaaattttaatttataattatacaggtgtgggcaaaaataggtttacagttgtaatgcaagtggaaatacaaaaataataatacaagagtaaactctgggtaaatggtgatggggaAAAAGTAAACCGTGtctcgtgtactcacaactgcaaacctactttcgCCCACCTCTGCCTGTGTACAGAAATTATGTTGGAGGCTATACTTCGAACTGTTAACAGTGTTTATCTTGGTGGTATGgtggcattttctttttacttatttacattttctatgaTATACCAATGtataattgctttattttctttgagtttataaaaacaatgaaaggtCAGGAAAAATTTACTCACTTTGTGCGGTCAAGTTAGCGTCTTGCAGTGGGGAAAGGTCAGAAAGGAACTTACTGCATCTTTTGGATCTCATCTTCAtccactttctgcttcttctctttcttttctttggtgtCTATTTTCAGTCTTTTGGCCGCAGGGGTGAGTAGCGATGAGTCTTCCCTTTCAAGCGCTGTTAAATCTGAGAAGTCCTGACTCTTGAGCTGAGAGGGTGAAAGAAACGCTTTTCTGTATCTGGCCCACTTTCCAGACTTGGGCAAGGTAAGAGAACATCATTCTCCTTAACAGCACAACACGTCCATTTATTCAGTAGCTCTTTGGTTCCAGGCACTGGCTGTACCGTCTAGTGGAGGAAACCCCATCTGTCCTGAAGAAGTTCATAGCCCGGCTGTGAGAAGAAAACTAGCTAAAAGTCCAGTTCTCCAGTTTGGCTCTGGTCGTGGCTCCTGTATCTGTTTACAAGGGCAATGAAATGCCAAGAGTCATGAAaacctccttcccccagcccctgccctaaCCTCATCCTTTAGAGGGGAGCTCAGAAAAGTCCTTTCCACCCAGCAGCTCCGCTGCCTCTGAATCTATGGACTTCTTTACTTGTGATGATCCATGTGGAAAGAACATTTAAAAGGAGGCATCTTCTCATCAAAACAGTGTTTCTCTGAACTTGGAACATTTCAGGGAGCTTCCTCCACATGTAGTACTCTTTTCTTCCTATCTTTTACTCCTGCTGTATCGTACAAATATTCACCATACTGAAAACTTTTTGATGATAGGGTTTTCTCTTaccatttctctctcccacactAAAGCTTTTGACATCATGCTAGAAGTTTAATGTCTggttaataacaaaataaaaaatcaaaatccaAGCTTCATCTCCTCCAACTTAACTTACAATCTAAGGATGCATCAAACCGCATTAATGGGATTTAACCTCTGTTTCCCTAAAAGAGGAACTCACGTTTAAATTCAGAGGAATCtaaggccctgcctggtgtggctcagtgggttgggtggtGTCCTGTGAACAGAAGGGTCACTGGCTGGATTCCctgtcaggcacatgcctgggttgcaggtcaggtcccgggttggggttgtgtgagaggcaactgatcgatggatgtttctatccctctctttctctctcctttcccctctctctaaaaataaattaaattaaaaaaataaactcagaggAATATGAGAGAGGCAGGTGAAAGTGAGGGTAGCATATGTTTAGCaaccttttcaattttttctccAGTTACTGATTTATACAAGTTTTCTAATCTCCTTGTGATTCAATTTTGGTGATTTAtatttccccttttaaaaagtaagctgtttttcttagatttttaaatttacttggcttaaatttaaatattaaattttcttataACTTTAAAGATCTCCATATCAGCCTATAGCTCTTTCTTATTTCATAATGTGCATTTACATTTCAAATAACCAggtgtttattatttcttatatttttaggcattcattcattcattaatacctacttttattttttattaactccTTATTCCTACATTCTTCtggtctattttgttctttttctggtttcttgaGGGCTTATTTTCACAATCTCCTGCttgttaataaaaaatatgtaaggcTATGAATTTCTCTTTAAACAAGGTTTTGATCAAACCTCACAGGATTTGATGTAGTGTCTCTGTTAATTTCTTAAATCTAAAGCTATTTCTTAAAGCTAATCTTAAAGCtatttagaaaactttaaaatgtccatgaggtagttgtttttttggggggagggggtgagagtggaggtgggagccTTTTGTTAACTTCAAGTTTACTGCACTGTACTAACAAGATGTGGCCTGTTACGATAattatttctaaagatttttgTTCTTCTGTGTGGTCAGGTGTATGgccactttttaaaagtgttccagaagcattaaaaaaaaaaaaagaattatatctCCAGTTGAATGCATTTCTTTGTGTACTGAGCTCTCTATTGGACTATGCTAATTATTCTTCAAATCCTTTCTGTCCTTGAGATGTTTCAAAGGTTCCTTCTTAAAATAGTTTCATCGCATTGTTCTTTTTCCCCTAAAAGTTCTCACTTTACACACTTTGATGCAACGTTATGCTCTGGACGGCTGTTTCCATCTAATCCAATATCCTTCGGTGATGTTTTTAAGTCCCTTACACAGAAGCTCTAATACCCCAAGATTCTATCTCCAGGAGCAGAACCCAGAGAACACTGAGATTCTGCTCCCCGGACTGATGCTCGGCCAGGCAACACTGCTGAGCGTTTGGGGCGGCACAATTGATGGGTTCGGTGTGTTTATGCTATAGAGAGACCCTTGACATTGGTAGCAGTTAATGTCCCAAAAGAGTAAGAACGTGATCACACCAGCAACTCCCTCGGTTTCCATTTAACGACTCTGCAGCCTATAATAACCCAGCTATGCCGAAGCAACATCTAAGAGCAACCACGTTGCGGTGAAAGGGATTCTAGGAATCCCGCGTTAGCTCTCGCAGTGTCTCAGGGTGACATCGGATCCCAATTCCCTCATCAGGAAAACCAAGAGGCTATTTAAAACTCCCTTAGAAGTAGCTTTAATGGTCAAAGGCAGGGATTAAAAATACTAACCCAGTGCTTTGGTCTCTGGGACCTAACGCACTACAGATTTTTCTCCTCCCAACACCCCAATCGCCCCCGCGATTGCAGGTCTAGAGGGGGTCATGGTGGGTTCAAATTATCTTAGCCTGGGAGGGATCAGCCAGGAGGCCGGTCGAGCAGCCAGCAACACAGTCTCGGGGTACTCCCCAGATTTCATCAACACCTCCCCCCTACCTCGCCTTCCTCCGCAGCAGCTTCTTTCAAGTCTCCATCTCCGTCGCCGTCCGCTTCCTCCGGGATTACGTCCGTGTCCGCAGCCCCGGAGCTCCCGGGGGCAGCGGCCGCCTCGTCGGACGCCCCCGGCTCTCCTCCCTTGTCCAGGGGCGACTCGCAGGCATTATCCATCGCTGCGAGAAGCGGGGGGCAGACCGCGGCGCTGTCCCACGCAGGAGACCCACACCGCCCGCCGCCCGCCAACCCGGGAGCTTCCGGTCGCGCTGCGATGACATCACACCTACTGCTCCTCGGAGGGTCATTTCGAGGCGCGCGTGGAGGATTTGGGGCGCCCCTGTCACTGTACTTttgtgggggacagagagagaagacgAGGAGGGCACGGATTTCGGTCCGCGGATTTTCCGTCCTGGGGAGCCACGCTTCGTAAAGGAGTGCCGCGTTGTTCTCCGAGgagcttctctttccttcccgCCTTCCTAAAAACGCGAAGTCAACGAACTCCTTCCTTAGCCCGCTTTCCTCGGACgagtttggggaggggagagaacgCAAT
The Desmodus rotundus isolate HL8 chromosome 11, HLdesRot8A.1, whole genome shotgun sequence genome window above contains:
- the TAF11 gene encoding transcription initiation factor TFIID subunit 11, with the translated sequence MDNACESPLDKGGEPGASDEAAAAPGSSGAADTDVIPEEADGDGDGDLKEAAAEEGELKSQDFSDLTALEREDSSLLTPAAKRLKIDTKEKKEKKQKVDEDEIQKMQILVSSFSEEQLNRYEMYRRSAFPKAAIKRLIQSITGTSVSQNVVIAMSGISKVFVGEVVEEALDVCEKWGEMPPLQPKHMREAVRRLKSKGQIPNSKHKKIIFF